The Pseudomonas sp. MPC6 nucleotide sequence GAAGGCTTTGCCACGCAGCCCGAACGCCAGAATCGAACCGCTGCCGGTCGTCTGCAGCCCGAAGGTCGTGCCCTCATAAGGGGACGTCAGCGACTCGAAGGTCTGGCCTTCGTCACTGGAGCGCAGCAGCGTGCCCTGTTCACCGGCGACGAACAGATCCGCCCCTGCCCGCTCGATGCTGTAGAGGTGCAAGCCGTTGGGGTTATCGATTCGGGAACGGATCGATTGCCAGCTGTCCCCGCCATCATGGGTAATAAACGCCAGCCCGTAAGCACCTACCACCAGCCCGTTTCTGGCGTCGAGGAACAGCAGATCGAGCAGCGGCTTGTCGGGGCCGTCGTCCACCAGCTGTTGTGCTTGGGACAGACGCTCCCCAGCCTTTTCCGCATCCTCAGGGTTTTCGATGGCGCGCCTGGCTTCCTGAAATTCGATCTCGGCCGCCTGGACGCCATCGAGCTGTTTGCTCCAGCTCAGACCACCATCCTGGCTGTGCAAGACCACCCCGGCATGCCCGACCGCCCAGCCTTCGCGATCGTCGATGAAGCGAACCTTGACCAGGGTCATGCTGACCGGGGAACTGACTTGCCTCCAGCTGCTGCCATTGTCATCCGAGACAATGATGAAACCTCGTTCGCCTACGGCGATGAGGCGTTGCCCTGCCCGCGCAACGCTCAGCATCACCGACTGCACCGCCATGGCGCTGGTGATCGAGGGTTGCAACGGCAGGCCATCGGTGGGTGCTGCCACAGCGGGGCCGGCGAGCGCCGTCATGATCGACACGCTGAGCATCAACGCCTTGAACGGATGCCGATGTAAAAACCTGGGAGTTTGAATACGCATTTTCGAGCCTCGATGAAGCAGTGCAGTGGACGCCGCGTCACTGCCACGGCGTCCATGGAACACAGGGTTGAACACGCTGTTGCGAGGCTCAGCGCACCGAACCGGACGCTACCGAGTTGCCGGTAAAGAAGTTCTCCGGCTTGCGCGGTATGACGCTGTAGGTTTCACCGTTGAGGCTTTGCACGACGCTGTAGGTCTTGGCTTGCAGGTTGTAGATCACCACCGGTTTCACCACGACTGCCGGGATCGAGGGCACCACGAATGGCAGCACCTGGGACACGCGCCACAGTTTGCCCTCGGCGTCGTAGCCATCGACCAGCGACACCGTCCAGCTGTCTTCATCGATGAAGAATTTGCGCTTGGGTACGGCATGGCGTTTGCCCGGGGCGACCGTGGCTTCCAGTTCCCAGACGCGATGCAGTTCCCAGCGCACCTTGTCCGGATTGAGGTGGTTGGCGACAAAGGCATCCTCACGTTTTTCGGCGTTGAATTTGTTGTCGTTGTACGGGATGTACAGTTCTTTCTTGCCGACCAGCTTCCAGTCATAACGATCCGGATGACCGATGAAACCATGCACCTCATCGAAGTAGTTGGCACCGGATGCCACG carries:
- a CDS encoding YCF48-related protein, which gives rise to MRIQTPRFLHRHPFKALMLSVSIMTALAGPAVAAPTDGLPLQPSITSAMAVQSVMLSVARAGQRLIAVGERGFIIVSDDNGSSWRQVSSPVSMTLVKVRFIDDREGWAVGHAGVVLHSQDGGLSWSKQLDGVQAAEIEFQEARRAIENPEDAEKAGERLSQAQQLVDDGPDKPLLDLLFLDARNGLVVGAYGLAFITHDGGDSWQSIRSRIDNPNGLHLYSIERAGADLFVAGEQGTLLRSSDEGQTFESLTSPYEGTTFGLQTTGSGSILAFGLRGKAFESRDRGETWRRLDTLQPVTLTSGLRLDDGSVLLTDESGRVLRFTDGDSTASVLPVTQPGYFTGMAQAANGDLIISSARGMLSSAVAVESSERDQ